One Micromonospora craniellae genomic region harbors:
- the qcrC gene encoding cytochrome bc1 complex diheme cytochrome c subunit, which produces MTSDNDRRRGLLARLRGRPVAPSRGRRRLGAAVRLVAALMLAGGAYTVLAPSASAQENPPLSSAAADGKALFDVSCVTCHGRNAQGVEGRGPSLIGVGAASVEFQVSSGRMPMARQEAQAARKPVVFSPDEIDQLAAYVQELGGGPVVPAGDNLHEDGNVAIGGELYRINCSQCHAFSGGGGALSSGKYAPSLAPATDRQIYAAMLSGPQNMPVFGDNQITPEQKADIIAYIQQTLNSDGDPGGFNLGRYGPSTEGIAIFLVGIVALVFASLWIAGKS; this is translated from the coding sequence ATGACTTCTGACAACGACCGCCGACGCGGCCTGCTCGCGCGGCTGCGCGGGCGGCCCGTGGCGCCCAGCAGGGGCCGCCGCCGGCTGGGTGCCGCGGTCCGGCTGGTCGCCGCGCTGATGCTGGCCGGCGGTGCCTACACCGTCCTCGCCCCGAGTGCGTCGGCGCAGGAAAACCCGCCGCTGAGCAGCGCCGCCGCCGACGGCAAGGCGCTGTTCGACGTGAGCTGTGTGACCTGTCACGGTCGCAACGCGCAGGGGGTCGAGGGGCGCGGGCCGAGCCTCATCGGCGTCGGCGCGGCCTCGGTCGAGTTCCAGGTCAGCTCGGGCCGGATGCCGATGGCCCGGCAGGAGGCCCAGGCGGCACGCAAACCCGTGGTGTTCAGCCCGGACGAGATCGACCAGCTCGCCGCGTACGTCCAGGAGCTCGGTGGCGGCCCGGTCGTGCCCGCCGGCGACAATCTCCACGAGGACGGGAACGTCGCGATCGGCGGCGAGCTGTACCGGATCAACTGCTCGCAGTGCCACGCCTTCAGCGGCGGTGGCGGCGCCCTCTCCTCCGGCAAGTACGCGCCGAGCCTCGCGCCGGCCACCGACCGGCAGATCTACGCCGCGATGCTGAGCGGCCCGCAGAACATGCCGGTCTTCGGTGACAACCAGATCACGCCGGAGCAGAAGGCCGACATCATCGCCTACATCCAGCAGACCCTGAATTCGGACGGCGACCCGGGAGGGTTCAACCTGGGCCGGTACGGACCCTCCACCGAGGGGATTGCGATCTTCCTGGTCGGCATCGTCGCGCTCGTCTTCGCCAGCCTGTGGATTGCGGGCAAGTCGTGA
- the qcrA gene encoding cytochrome bc1 complex Rieske iron-sulfur subunit, with amino-acid sequence MTERTSTHTEQPARSGHDTVDVNDPALSRFDIVREGARRDDIEIVHYEEQVVPGSKAERRLVRTVAAMFLITGLAATAFLVVYIWWPWEYQPGRGGDKYFTPLLGTTLGIALLGIGFGILTWGKKLLPKEVSIQDRHEGVSAEDQKITGQTMLYMADELGVKRRPLLGMSLLAGLVPVGAVAAAPLVGGLISDPHANDQMMTTGFAPQDGQKIRLVREDGRPIRPADISVGGQITVFPGIEHGVSNRYADSPTLLIHLRDADAEISRRNNEREGHGDYMWGNYAAYSKICTHAGCPASLYEQQTNRLLCPCHQSQFLITDNAKPIFGPASRRLPQLPIEVDSEGYFVATSDYTEPVGPDFWERP; translated from the coding sequence GTGACCGAGCGAACGAGCACCCACACCGAGCAGCCGGCCCGCTCGGGCCACGACACGGTGGACGTGAACGACCCGGCGCTGAGCCGGTTCGACATCGTCCGCGAGGGCGCCCGCCGGGACGACATCGAGATCGTCCACTACGAGGAGCAGGTGGTCCCGGGCAGCAAGGCCGAGCGCCGGCTGGTCCGTACGGTGGCCGCGATGTTCCTGATCACCGGCCTGGCCGCGACGGCCTTCCTGGTGGTCTACATCTGGTGGCCCTGGGAGTACCAGCCGGGTCGCGGCGGGGACAAGTACTTCACCCCGCTGCTCGGCACGACCCTCGGCATCGCCCTGCTCGGTATCGGCTTCGGCATCCTCACCTGGGGCAAGAAGCTGCTGCCCAAGGAGGTGTCGATCCAGGACCGGCACGAGGGCGTCTCCGCCGAGGACCAGAAGATCACCGGCCAGACCATGCTCTACATGGCCGACGAGCTGGGCGTGAAGCGCCGCCCACTGCTCGGCATGTCGCTGCTGGCCGGTCTGGTGCCGGTCGGCGCGGTCGCCGCGGCGCCGCTGGTCGGTGGCCTGATCTCCGACCCGCACGCGAACGACCAGATGATGACCACCGGCTTCGCCCCGCAGGACGGCCAGAAGATCCGGCTGGTCCGCGAGGACGGCCGGCCGATCCGCCCCGCCGACATCAGCGTCGGCGGCCAGATCACCGTCTTCCCGGGCATCGAGCACGGGGTGAGCAACCGGTACGCCGACTCGCCGACCCTGCTGATCCACCTGCGGGACGCCGACGCCGAGATCTCGCGCCGCAACAACGAGCGCGAGGGCCACGGCGACTACATGTGGGGCAACTACGCCGCCTACTCGAAGATCTGCACGCACGCCGGCTGCCCGGCGAGCCTCTACGAGCAGCAGACCAACCGCCTGCTCTGCCCGTGCCACCAGTCGCAGTTCCTGATCACCGACAACGCCAAGCCCATCTTCGGTCCGGCCAGCCGGCGGCTGCCACAGCTGCCGATCGAGGTGGACTCCGAGGGCTACTTCGTGGCGACGTCCGACTACACCGAACCCGTCGGGCCCGACTTCTGGGAGCGGCCGTGA